The region gttgtctattcaaacaaatataaatacaagttgTTTTTGTCTTTAACATAGTTGTTGGGACAGTAGAGacgaaattatttatgtctctaaCGTGATCGtagaacaaaaaatattttttttatatttttttaatattataaaatagcttcaaaacatttTTAGAATTACGAAAATgatctgaaaatattttttttatgttttaaaaaaaaacatttcaaaaaggCCAAAATGATACCCTTTTGTTATATCTGTACATCAATTGATATTCATTTAATAATGTATTAGTACTCAAAATTAGTCCAACAAGTGCCAAAACCTTATTGCATGGTCATCAAAACCCCCTCTAAATTGGGGTGGGGTGGCCTTGTGAGCCTATGCAAAGGATTTGTCTAAGATATGCTATATTTTACCAAGAAATGGAAATATGCTTGATAAATGActgaataatgaaaaataaatttcacgaGTCTCATTCTAAAAGTGCATGATAAATATCGTCAAATGATCAATACTATAGAGGAAATTAAGTGGAGTATTTCATATTCGAAGTACAAAAATGTGTCTATAACTTTCTTATCAAGACTTTCCTTGAGTAGTTAGCTagagaattaaaattaatcCTTCTTGATGATGCATAAACTTCCTTGGTACTAAAATGAATCACTTCTAATATGGTTATTGTTCCGACTTAGAATACTATTAATTCGACATGGACATGAGTtggagaaaaaaagaatgaCAAAATGCAGCGAAGAATGAACTTATGGCAATTCGGAAAAATGAAACATAGGAGATGGTGGATCTATTTGAATCTACTTGAAAGCAAGGATGCAATGAACCTTAAAGGGGTGTTCAAGACAAAGTATCATACAATGGAGGTATGCGAAAAACACAAAGCTTGATTGATCGAAAATGGTATTTGTAGCAATAAGGTATAGATTTTGAAGAAACTTATGGCATTTGTAGCAATAAGATATAGATTTTGAAGAAACTTATGGTATTTGTAGCAATAAGGTATAGATTTTGAAGAAACTTTTTCCCCAATTACTTGTTTTGAAACTATGAGAATTATGTTAGCCTTGGTTGCACAATTATATTGGCTTGTTTACTAATTTgatgttaaatttatctttttagaTGGTGACTTGAAAGAAGAAGTTTATGTTGCTCAACTAGAAGGTTTCATGGGAAAAGATAAGAAATGAAGGTTTAcaagataagaaagaaaaatatctttATGTGTTAAAGCTAGTTCACGGGTATATTATAGTAAAATGGATGGCTACTTTCAATAATATGGATTCATCGCCCTCTATTTAaaaagatatgataaaaataattttatttatttattttttataacatgaaatattttgaattcCCATAAACTCATGCAAATCACTTTGTCCGCATAAATTAAGCAAAACTCCACCACGTGACAGACAGAGCCCCGCAATAGTCACAAAGAGCATGTAGTGCCTACATAGAACTTACAACATAACGTGATGAGTAGAACATTGCATTAACCATACATCATAGTGGATGTATTCCCCTAAGAATCCAACTGAAAAATGCCCTCCAATAAGTGGTTAATGAGACTCAAATTTGCACCAAACAACCTTAAGATCACACAAGGGGCAAGTTGGACAACTGAGGAAAAGATGATCTTGTCATTGTTTACTTTTATGTTAAtgatataacatatatatatatatatatatctgtatggGTTCTTCTCACTCTCTTGTAGTTGAATTTATACCTCATATGATGGAGAGATTTGAAATGTCAGAGGTTTATTCCATAATTTCCTTGAATGAAATAAGGAGAAGATGGGTTTTTATTTCACAAAAGAAACATGCACAAGATCTTCTCAAAAGGCTAATATGCTCATATGTTAAAAGAGTAGCTGCACCCATGAATGTGAATGAAAAGTTGCACATTGAAGATGGTTGGAGGGTTAATTTATTTGACTCAATGCTCCACCAGATATTGCATTTTCCATTGGTGTGGCTTCCAAGTTTATGCAAAGTCCCACTAAGCATCATTTTGTAGCAAGAAGGGTCTTTGTGCTATATAGCTGGAACTATGGACTATGGGACCTGTTACTAGTAGGTTCTATTTTCAACTTATTTGGCTTCAATGACAGTGATTGGTACTGCTATATAGCTTTGAAGAATTGCAGCACAAATGAGCAAATGGCAGACATACTAACAGAGCCTTGatgggaaaataaaaaaaaacactaaagtCGCTTTCAAGTGCCGTTTGTCTCCTCCATATCACAGCCAATCTTGAATAAGGGGAGAGCCAAGTTTGACTGTCTTTTTAGGGTAATCATAAttattcaaacaaacacatcttattttcaatatttaaatcattatattaattgattagatattttaaaataccatacatttattatcaattaataaaattatgtaattgttaaaaataagatataataaatatatcttatttgaaaataagataaaattattcatGCTTAGGGCAATGATTAGCATTACTCTTGTTTTTATTTAGCTGATAtttgttctttaattttctgggtTCTGGATTAGTTATAGAAAAAATGAAATAGTGCCAACAAAATCTAGTGTTAGTTGAGAAATTTCaacatttgaatttgtttttaagcctataaataaatagacaccATCAATTATGTGTTGGAAATGTGAAAcctaatttgatttaaaataccTGCAACTTAAATTAGGAGTTCTATTTGCCTTAATTTTTGGGTGTACATAATTCATGTAATTGTAATCTTCTAAAAAATAGTACAAAAACCCTTAGTGCAGCCATAAACATAGACATTCTTTGTCAAATTAAGTAAATTTTGTCTTTAGTGTATATAGAattttgttctaattttttttctctcgcTTGATTCGTTCCCTAACATGATGGAATGTAGCAACAATTAGCTTCTTTTTGCcaacaatttatattttatttcttttgctgCAAATCTGTGTTTTTTACCAGTTTCCAACAATTTCTATCCTGTTTTCTAACACTTATATCAAGCCAAATTCAAGGAGAAAAAAACTAATACAGGTTGCACCCAGCAAACATTTGGCATAGTTACTAGTTCTTGAGCTAAGCCTTTGAGTAAGCCATACTTCAGATTTCAAGTCCTAATAACATTACAGAGCCCCCACCACATAATCTAAGTACTAAATGATTCAGTTTCTTGTTCTTGTTCAAATAGATGAGAAAAACTGAGCATCAATCTCAAGTTAACTAAGGAAGCTCACCAAGAACAACTGGTTCGGTTAGTTTGGACAGATGGCTTGTAAGTTTCAGGCCTTGCCGGACTGGGTAGCATGGAGGCTGGAGCAGCCGGCAGCTTCAGATGTTGACCTGAGATGTTTCACCAGTGGAACCAGTGACTGGACAACGTCTGCCATCAGTGGCCGGTAGTCTGCTTCCGGCTGCACGCACATTGCAGCAATGGCCGCCACCTGAATAACCTCCTTCATCGAGTACTGACCTTCCAAAGCTGGATCCATGATCTCTACAACCTTCTCTCTGTCGGTAAGCCGGGGCAAAGCCTTTTTCAGAAAAAGGATTTGTAGCATGTAAGAACTCAAGAACAAGTGAAGGCTACTGAAAATGGAACACAGaattaaggaagaaagaaaagaaagatcatGTTTGAGCGAGATAGGTGTTAGTCTTCCTGTCTAAGAAAATGCAATGTAGATTCCTAGGAAGCTATAAACATGGTTTATCAATTCGGAATCAACTAAAAGAAAAGGCTGAACCCACCCAAGACACAAGAATGCCTTCTCCAGGGGGTCTCTTCATATCCACAGGAACCCTGCCCGTGAGCAACTCCAAAAGAACAACTCCAAAGCTATAAACATCTGACTTTGTTGTTAGATGGCCAGTCAATGCATATCTGTAAAACAAATCAGTCCCAATTTCaacattatatttattgaaatttgaaGGTAATATCCATGAACATTCAACATGGTAAATATAGAAtatgcattaattttaattattctgtgTATATGAAGCTACAAGCTATCAAATTCTTACTCAGGGGCAACATATCCTTGGGTGCCCAACACACGGGTTGAAACATGCCCTCCAGCTTTGTCGGATCCAAGCTTAGCCAATCCAAAATCAGAAACTTTAGCATGAAAACTTTTATCCAAAAGGATGTTGCTGCTCTTAAAATCTCTGTGAATCACTGGAGGGCTGACATGTTCATGGAGATATTCCAATCCTTTTGCAGCTTCCAAAGCTATTCGTAGACGGGTTCCCCAATCCAGCCGTGCATAAACATTGTTAGATCCTGCAGATTACAAGCAACTTTGTCCGGTGAAATCCTGCATGTGACTAATTACATTTATACCATGATCACGCATCAAAAGTAAAGATGGGATTAACcgtcaatataaatcatttgaaCTACTCAATTCCAATTGGAAATTTACACAGctcaagaaggaaaagaaaaaaacaccCAGGACGTTCGAGAGGCCCCAACTCTCCAGAAAAATCCTACAAAATtccacccctctctctctctttctcttatttatacccCATCCTACTCAGCATAACTGCCTCTGGCAGCACATGCTGGTCTCTTCAAGGAGCTAGCtaaggcctataaaaaggcccactGTAAGAGGAGAGGGCATgctaattttgaaattgaattctcaattatctcccaagatttctctctaatctctctctctctcgttctactattctccctccaatctctctaatttctcccccattcttcttcaatttcccccTCTATACATTCTATTCTTGACCTTAAATGAATCAGATCCTTCTGATTTCCATTCTAGTCTTAGGTAGGCTAAACTCTAGGaccatgacaaatggtatcagagcaatcaaTCCTTGACAGTGAATTTGATTCCAGTTCATTGGAACTCCCAGACGAGCAAGCCTTCCCATCCTCGGAGTTGTTGCAGGTGAATTTTGAAGAAACCGCAGCCATCGATTCTCAATTTCGGAGAATTCCGCTGGTTGCATCACAATCGCCTTCCTTGATTGATCAAGCTCTGCACCTTCTTCAATCGGTTCTGCCACTTTGAACATGTTAATCGACTTGGGTGCAAACCTCGCTTGCTGATCCATAGTGAAGCGGATTTCGAACGATAGTTGATAGCGATTGGGTGCAGTGATTCCTAGCGATTGATTGGAACTCAGGCAATCATCAACCTAAGACAGAATTCCGGGTGAACGAATTGAACACCCAACTCGATCGGAAGCATCAATTGATTGAGTGGAGGAAGAGATCGACTGAGGAAGGCGGGTGAAGGCGAAACTAACCTAGGCAACTTTGACGGTGATTCTGGAGCGACTAGGTCAGGGTCGCTGAGTCGGTGATCCTCGACCTCGGGAGGCAACGAAGAGTCGACGGTGATCTTTGGGTTGACGGTGGTCCTCGACAGTGATTCTGAACGGTGATAGATCTGATCCTTGAAGGTGATTCTTGGTTCGATTGGAAGGCAACGAAGGGAGGGTGCTCCATGACCACTGAAGTGCAACTGTTGAGACAAACTTGAGATCGTCGGAGGCGAAGCGGATGACCCAAAGAGTTGCGACCAGACAGGAAGACCATTTCGACCCAGACCGATAAGCTTCCTATAGGTGCAACTAAGGTGTGGCAGTTTTAATTGGAATTCCGACTGGAGTTTTGCGGGTGTTGTCGCTTTGACTGGAAGGCACTGTGTGTGCTACGGTTTGGGTTGCCTTCTGACCCATGCTGGTGAAGCGACTGGGGTGTCAAAACGTGCTTTCCTCCTTGATTGGAAGGAGATTCCGACCATTCTGGAGAGCCAACGAAGAGCATAACCGAGGGAAGTAAGCTTGATGCGTCACTGGCCATAAGCTGAAGCGGATTAAGCCAACCGATTATGACTTGGAAGGCGTTGCAAGTCGGTGATTCTGAAGGTGATTCCAACAAGTATTAGGTATTATTGCAGCAAGCGAGACAGGATATTCGGTAGCCCTAGGCGACTCTTGAAGGCCGATCAAATTGCTGTAACATGTAATTTATTCTGGCCCTAAAATAGGACTGACTCCGAAGCAGAACAGTGACTGCAATCTACCACTTCTTGGATCAACTTCAGGGTGACTGTTGAGAGGTACATACTGAAGAGAAGTAAGGGATTTAGGATGTACAAAGCTCCTGTTTATTGTCCTTCGAGTTGTCTTGCTCGTGAGAAGTTTGCTAGAGGCAGTAGTGCAAGCACGAGGACATTGGGGTCTCAGTCGTAGCAGAAGGTGTTGCATTTTCAGGGGGACGACCTGATCGTGAGGCCATTgggagcagtgcatacatggagcagATGAGCCCTAAATTGCAGTagaagaatgcttcattttcagctggaatagagcctcaatggcagctaaagaaggctgcattttcaattggcAACAACAGGGCCAAGGAACAAGCaatgggattcatgaagagtgcggggaatttggccgtatgttccgcgagaagctgcatgagtttgcgatgatacttattaaaaagtatcattacaatttttcgatggaatactttgatgattatcacggaagttttaacaagaAGGAATTCCTTAGAGTGGAGTAGACGAAGGAGACAAGATTATGAACGACCGATTCACTGCCTACTCTAGACTTTGGGTAGAAAAAGAAGCATTCTGATGGAGGCAGCAGTGACCAAAAGGATGGCTACGATATTGGGAGTAATTTTGGTGGTGAAAAGCATTATCTAAAGGGAAGCTGTAACAATCCGGTGGCTGGGACAGCAGTCAATCAGATGACAAGAATGACAAAAGGCCACAAGGAATTGCTGGAATTTGGGATGAATTATGCAGCAGTGCTTGagaagtttgaagaaaaaataagaccGCAAGATGCACCTATTGAAAGGTTGCAAGAGGAAAATGGGGTAGCATTTGATGAAGTGACCGAGGAAACCAAGGCCAATTCGTTACCTCTGTTGACTAGTGCAGGGATTGAAGGATTGGAGGGTGTCCAAGATCAGAAATTTATAAGAAAGGGAATGGGTGGTGGAGTTCCTAATGACAAGGTTCCATTGCCTATGGTTTTGGATAATGCTGAGGATTCCTTAACTAATGATAAGGTGAAGACAGCACCAGCAGGAGGAAATCTCGCTGATCCTAAATGGTGTCACCATGTTGCTGTTGAGAGTTTGGCCGAAAAGAACAAAGctgatgctgctgctgctttgtTTGTTGTTGCTACAATTGGTCAATTAGAATTTGTCACCCTTATTGAAGGGAGGATTGAAGACCGAAATTGATGTTGCAGCCCAGCAGGTTGTAAGTGGTACCATGCAAGGAATTAAGGGCACAGTGTTTGCCTATGGTGTTACTAGCAATGGGAAGACTCATACCATGCATGGAAAGCAAAAGTCACCTGGGATCATTCTGTTGGCAATGAAGGATATCTTCAAAATTTATCCATCTAAGCtgtggaagaaaaggaaaaaaaaaacaaggggaGCATAATGGAAGCTGTGAAGGTTTGGCATGTCTTGGGGACAAGACATGTTTCAAGGCGGAGAAATTGTCATATCCCcaggaggattagaagggtaatactgtaatagagatataataaaggggtaatattgtaataggcttatattagtttgttaggagatatttggttatttgttatgagcacatgggtgctgtaagaaattagttaaggagctagctaaggcctataaaaaggcccattgtaagaggagagggcatgctaattttgaaattgaattctcaattatctcccaagatttctctctaatctctctctctctctcgttcttctgcTATTCTCCCTCTAATCTCTCTAActtctcccccattcttcttcaatttcccctCCATACATTCTATTCTTGACCTTAAATGAATCAGATCCTTCCGATTTCCATTCtagtcctaggctaaaccctaagACCATGACATATGTTTTTATCCACTACCAAGGATATATGGGAGTCAGTTAGACGTACCTATTCTAAAGTCCAGGATGCTTTGGTtatttttgaaatcaaaataaaattgagtaGTACTAAACAAGGGGCCCTAACTGTTACTGAGtattataacaaaatgaatggcTATTGACTGAAACTTGATCGCTACCAAAACATTAAAATGGTATGTGGTAAAGATGTAGCCACTCTCAATTCTATACTTGAAAGAGATAGGATTGTAGAGTTCTTGCCTGGACTAAACACTGAATATGACCAAGTGAGGGTTCAAATTCTTGGAAGAGACAAGCTTCCATCCCTCAATGAAGTGTTTGATGTTGTCTAGAGTGAAGAGAATAGCCATGCCGGGAGAAATCAGTTCCGAAGGATCTGCCTTGTTAACTAATAGAAGAGAGGGATCAAAGTTCAGATTTCAACAAGGAAGGACAGATGGGCAATCTAAATCACAAGGGAAGTAAGGCCTGTGGTGCTCCTATTGCAAGAAACCTAAGCATACTCGAGAAACTTGCTTCAAGTTTCATGGGAAGGAAACTGTGCTGCAAAAAATAGGAGGGTTCAAAAACATACCCTCCCGGAATCAAGCATATCTCTCCAATAAACAAGAAGAGGTTGCAGAAAACACAAATGCAGTGGCTGAACAGGAGCTTAATCCTGATGAAATTAGCAAACTAAAGGAGTTTCTGAAGACTATCCAAGATGGATCATGTTCCATTGCCCAACAAGGTAGTCCTTCAGGTAACAACTTTCAATTTTGTTCTTTAACTGCCACATAAACTACTAAGGATGACATTTGAATTCTAGACTCAAGGGCAACCGACCACATGTCCCATAATTCCCATTTTTTTGATACCTATACAGCTCTTGAAACCCCTAAACAAATCCTCATTGCCAATCGAACATCTATACCAATAAAAGGCCAGGGCATGATTACTCTTAGCCCTAATCTTTCTATCCAACAAGTTTTGCATGTTCCAAACTTATCAACGAACTTAATTTTTGTCCATCAACTCACTAAAGACCTTAATTGTCATGTCGTTTTCTCTCCTTATGCATGTGAGTTTTAGGAAATGGACATGGGGAGAATGATTGATGCTGCTGAGGAAAGAAATGGGATGTATGTTCTAACGAGGAAGACTTTGCTGCCTAGTGGGACTAAGCCTAAGCTAGCTTGCACATCTCAGTTCCAACCAGCTCTCACTCAAGTTTGGCTTCATCACTATCGGCTAGGAAATCCACATTTTCAACTATTGAAATCTATGTTTCTTGAATTATTTAAGTACTAAGACTCTAGTTCTTTGCATTGTGATGTATGTGAAATCTCCAAGCATCATAGGGTTTCTTATCCTATTGGCAATAAATTGTCTTCACACCCTTTTGTTTTAATACATTCTGAAGTTTGGGGGCCATCTAGGATCCTCAATTGTTCTGGGGTTAGATGGTTCATCTCTTTTATCGATGATTGCACACGAATAACTTAGGGTATTTCTTCTAAATGACAAGGTTGCTATCAATACAGTTTTGCCTCAGTTTTACTTAATGATTTTGACTCAATTTGGCACTCCTATTCAAAAAATTAGGACTAATAATGCGAGGGATTATTTCAATAAgtctttgaataaaattttccaagaaaaatggactattcatgagtcttcttgcatcaacactcgacaacaaaatggagtggttgAGAGGAAGATGAGGCACCTCTTAAATGTTACTAGATCTCTCCTACATCA is a window of Diospyros lotus cultivar Yz01 chromosome 10, ASM1463336v1, whole genome shotgun sequence DNA encoding:
- the LOC127812280 gene encoding probable serine/threonine-protein kinase PBL7; protein product: MDAAAAEEEEYKRKERVALVAIVVIASVAVASLFVAFSYYCYIANKVSKRLKNPTRVERKEKGSSFPNTQIATQKGLQVFTFKQLYSATGGFGKSNIIGHGGFGSVYRGVLQDGRKVAVKLMDQAGKQGEEEFKVEVELLSRLRSPYLLALIGYCSDNNHKLLVYEFMANGGLQEHLYPISGSNNVYARLDWGTRLRIALEAAKGLEYLHEHVSPPVIHRDFKSSNILLDKSFHAKVSDFGLAKLGSDKAGGHVSTRVLGTQGYVAPEYALTGHLTTKSDVYSFGVVLLELLTGRVPVDMKRPPGEGILVSWALPRLTDREKVVEIMDPALEGQYSMKEVIQVAAIAAMCVQPEADYRPLMADVVQSLVPLVKHLRSTSEAAGCSSLHATQSGKA